A region of Myxococcus stipitatus DSM 14675 DNA encodes the following proteins:
- the rpsO gene encoding 30S ribosomal protein S15: MSLHQERKSELVTKFRTHESDTGSPEVQVALLSERINMLTEHFKTHKKDHHSRRGLLKLVGQRRRLLDYLKSKDVTRYKKLIEGLGIRK, from the coding sequence ATGTCGCTGCATCAGGAGCGCAAGTCGGAGCTGGTGACGAAGTTCAGGACCCACGAGTCGGACACCGGGTCCCCCGAGGTGCAGGTTGCGCTGCTGTCCGAGCGCATCAACATGCTCACGGAGCACTTCAAGACGCACAAGAAGGACCACCACTCGCGGCGCGGTCTGCTGAAGCTGGTCGGTCAGCGTCGTCGGCTTCTGGACTACCTGAAGTCGAAGGACGTCACCCGCTACAAGAAGCTCATTGAGGGCCTCGGCATCCGCAAGTAG